In Gossypium arboreum isolate Shixiya-1 chromosome 5, ASM2569848v2, whole genome shotgun sequence, a single genomic region encodes these proteins:
- the LOC108452960 gene encoding BTB/POZ domain-containing protein At2g30600, with protein METKEKKFLTVAPFECAWIKDLKFREAGRGCVSFDAFAHNDVTVVFRENVGSQHYHYKRDNSPHYTVIIGSHRNSRLKIEVDGKTVVDVVGIGLCCSSAFQSYWISIYDGLISIGKGRYPFQNLVFEWLDTNPNCSVQYVGLSSWDKHVGYRNVNVLPLTQNHLSLWKQVNSEYNGDGDEELEDEQTGYDKWGLENFLESWELSDLLFIVGEEARSVPAHKVILQASGNFGLSSSHEDVIQLQQVAYPTLHALLQYVYAGQTQISEAQLSSLWGLALRFEVMPLVKQCEEAMERFKANKKLSDLGETMELSYASSHIHFGGNFCCGLPINMHRLQQLLLTGEYSDISIYIEGQGLIARAHKVILGLYSVPFTKMFTNGMCESNSPEVCLRDVSPAALKAMLEFMYCGDLRIEDNEDFGTLLLQLLLLSDKFGISLLHQECCKMLLECLSEDSVCPILQAVSSIPSCKLIKETCERKFAMHFDYCTTASLDFISLDETTFRNIIQHPDLTVISEERVLDAILMWYMKSEKLCGWEVVNELITNSTLECVFKDRLKLVNDLLASVRFSLLPYPLLKKLENTSLSTQISAFGDLVKEAINYIECGAATHGNDQNERFQHRRSSYKELQYICDGDSNGVLYFSGTSYGEHPWVNPVLSKRITITASSPASRHTDPKVLVSRTYQGTCFAGPRMENGNICAWWMVDIGKDHQLMCNYYTLRQDGSRAYIRNWKFQGCMDGKTWIDLRVHENDQTMCKPGQFASWPVTGPNALLPFRFFRVLLTGLTTDASNPWNLCICFLELYGYFR; from the exons ATGGAAACGAAAGAGAAAAAGTTCCTGACGGTCGCTCCCTTTGAGTGTGCTTGGATAAAGGATCTTAAATTCCGTGAAGCTGGCAGAGGATGTGTATCATTCGATGCTTTCGCTCACAATGATGTTACTGTGGTGTTTAGGGAGAATGTTGGAAGTCAACACTATCATTATAAGAGGGATAACAGTCCTCATTATACTGTAATCATTGGTAGCCATAGGAACAGTAGATTGAAAATTGAGGTGGATGGGAAAACTGTGGTTGATGTGGTAGGTATTGGTCTATGTTGTTCTTCTGCATTTCAGAGTTATTGGATCAGTATCTACGATGGGTTGATTAGTATTGGTAAAGGAAGATACCCTTTTCAGAATCTTGTGTTTGAGTGGCTAGATACAAATCCAAATTGCAGTGTTCAGTATGTTGGCCTTAGTAGCTGGGATAAACATGTTGGCTATAGGAATGTTAACGTATTGCCCTTGACTCAAAATCATTTGTCGCTGTGGAAGCAAGTTAACAGCGAATACAATGGCGATGGTGACGAGGAGTTGGAAGATGAACAAACGGGCTATGACAAATGGGGGCTTGAAAATTTTCTTGAGAGTTGGGAATTATCTGATTTGTTGTTCATTGTTGGTGAGGAGGCAAGGTCTGTCCCTGCTCATAAGGTTATATTGCAAGCATCAGGGAACTTTGGTCTGAGCTCATCACATGAAGATGTTATTCAGCTACAGCAGGTAGCATATCCAACTCTGCATGCGCTTCTTCAGTATGTATATGCAGGCCAAACACAG ATTTCAGAGGCACAACTTAGTTCGTTGTGGGGTTTGGCTTTACGGTTCGAAGTGATGCCACTAGTGAAGCAATGTGAGGAAGCAATGGAGCGGTTTAAAGCCAACAAAAAGTTGTCGGACTTGGGTGAGACTATGGAGTTATCATATGCAAGTTCTCATATCCACTTTGGAGGAAATTTCTGTTGTGGGCTCCCAATAAACATGCACAGACTCCAACAATTGCTTTTAACAGGCGAGTACAGTGACATTAGCATTTACATTGAGGGTCAAGGTCTCATTGCTCGGGCTCATAAAGTCATTCTCGGGTTATATAGTGTCCCATTTACAAAG ATGTTCACGAATGGAATGTGTGAGAGCAACTCGCCTGAGGTTTGTTTAAGGGATGTTTCTCCAGCAGCATTGAAGGCTATGCTTGAATTCATGTACTGCGGGGATCTCAGGATTGAGGATAATGAGGACTTTGGTACCTTGTTACTCCAGCTCCTTCTGTTATCTGACAAATTCGGAATCTCTCTTCTTCATCAGGAATGCTGCAAAATGCTTTTAGAATGCCTCTCAGAG GACTCTGTCTGTCCGATCCTCCAAGCAGTTTCCTCAATCCCATCATGTAAACTTATCAAGGAAACTTGTGAAAGGAAGTTTGCAATGCACTTTGACTACTGCACTACTGCAAGCCTTGACTTCATTTCTTTAGACGAGACAACTTTTAGGAATATTATTCAG CATCCGGATCTAACGGTAATATCTGAAGAAAGGGTTCTCGATGCAATTTTGATGTGGTACATGAAATCAGAGAAATTGTGTGGATGGGAAGTGGTGAATGAGCTAATTACAAATTCAACCTTAGAATGTGTGTTCAAGGACAGGCTTAAATTGGTGAATGACTTGCTTGCATCAGTGCGGTTCTCTTTATTGCCATACCCCCTGCTAAAGAAG TTAGAAAATACCAGTCTAAGCACGCAGATTTCTGCTTTTGGTGATCTT GTTAAGGAAGCCATTAATTATATAGAATGCGGAGCAGCAACACATGGAAATGACCAGAA TGAAAGATTTCAACATAGACGTTCCAGTTATAAGGAGCTACAGTATATATGTGATGGGGATAGCAATGGAGTTCTGTACTTCTCCGGGACATCATATGGGGAACATCCTTGGGTTAACCCTGTTCTGTCTAAG AGAATTACTATTACAGCTAGCAGCCCTGCTTCAAGGCACACAGATCCCAAGGTTTTGGTATCAAGAACTTACCAG GGAACATGTTTTGCTGGGCCCCGTATGGAAAACGGAAATATCTGTGCATGGTGGATGGTTGACATTGGCAAAGATCATCAG CTTATGTGCAACTACTACACATTGAGACAGGACGGCTCCAGGGCATACATAAGGAATTGGAAATTTCAG GGTTGTATGGATGGAAAGACTTGGATAGATTTGAGAGTGCACGAGAATGACCAAACAATGTGCAAGCCAGGTCAGTTTGCATCATGGCCTGTAACTGGACCAAATGCTCTGCTTCCATTTAGATTCTTCAGGGTTCTACTCACTGGTCTGACCACGGATGCCTCAAACCCCTGGAACTTATGCATTTGCTTCCTGGAGCTGTATGGTTACTTCCGTTGA